A genomic window from Methanobrevibacter oralis includes:
- a CDS encoding Ig-like domain repeat protein, protein MNVGDVDYNKPVNVNVKLTDEFGNKLNGTAIITVGGTNYNVNVVNGIGTLRINNLYIGKYDVTARFEGNENIYSSNATNSFKVKLVKTNIWIKKIAQNKSVKVNDLVVFVITVGNDGPLFHDVSVKEVLINGLNLISAKASKGTFNSKKAIWNIGDLKHGETAKLTLTFRVSAPGTYTNVVAVNINGSSVNVTTNESVTVESNNKEHSDIKSVEKIEKTSIEPATGNPVLLILLALISVFVPKILKFKK, encoded by the coding sequence ATTAATGTAGGGGATGTTGATTATAATAAACCAGTTAATGTAAATGTTAAATTAACAGATGAATTTGGCAATAAATTAAATGGAACTGCAATTATTACTGTTGGCGGTACTAATTACAATGTAAATGTAGTAAATGGTATAGGCACTTTAAGAATAAATAACTTGTACATTGGAAAATATGATGTTACTGCTAGATTTGAAGGTAATGAAAATATTTATTCATCTAATGCAACTAATTCTTTTAAAGTCAAATTAGTTAAAACAAATATCTGGATTAAAAAAATTGCACAAAATAAAAGTGTTAAAGTTAATGATCTAGTTGTATTTGTTATAACTGTTGGTAATGATGGTCCGCTATTCCATGATGTTTCTGTAAAAGAAGTTTTAATAAATGGACTTAATTTAATTTCTGCTAAAGCTTCCAAAGGAACATTTAATAGTAAAAAAGCTATTTGGAATATTGGCGATTTAAAACATGGAGAAACTGCTAAATTAACTCTTACTTTTAGAGTTTCTGCTCCAGGCACTTATACTAATGTAGTTGCTGTTAATATTAATGGATCTTCTGTTAATGTCACTACTAATGAAAGTGTCACTGTTGAATCAAATAATAAAGAACATTCTGATATTAAATCAGTTGAAAAAATAGAAAAAACAAGTATTGAACCAGCTACTGGTAATCCAGTATTATTGATTTTATTAGCTTTAATTTCTGTTTTTGTGCCTAAAATTTTAAAATTTAAAAAATAG
- a CDS encoding TIGR04076 family protein, producing MKKVKITILKTTFQEDLAKEYGIEGLSTCPLMEEGQIFYADYAKPEKFCDEAWKAVYQYVFALAHGANEVWYYNDWIKTPGVAIVSCNDGLRPVIFKLESTDIESKVDD from the coding sequence ATGAAAAAGGTTAAAATAACTATTTTAAAAACTACTTTTCAAGAAGATTTAGCAAAAGAATATGGAATTGAAGGATTATCAACATGTCCTTTAATGGAAGAAGGTCAAATATTTTATGCAGACTATGCAAAACCAGAAAAATTTTGTGATGAAGCATGGAAAGCAGTTTATCAATATGTTTTCGCATTAGCACATGGAGCAAATGAAGTTTGGTATTATAATGATTGGATTAAAACACCTGGAGTAGCTATTGTTAGTTGTAATGATGGTTTAAGGCCAGTAATTTTTAAATTAGAAAGTACTGATATTGAATCTAAGGTAGATGACTGA
- a CDS encoding CatA-like O-acetyltransferase, whose protein sequence is MKEIEFNLDENPFINFQSSRYTMSAKINVEKLWKYSKNNNKSFFILSLGCLINAVNSVPQLKRRIHNNKVIEYDYLDGVSPIMDKNTNVYREMRVDAPYEDILEWHDYVKNLSKEILSGKKEGFALDLEKRDETNIANFSCIPWVDFESMTSCIASGNQIQPLITWGKVNESYDITVSICVSHIFVNGYELGLFYKNAQDNFSHLP, encoded by the coding sequence ATGAAAGAAATTGAATTTAATTTAGATGAAAATCCTTTTATAAACTTCCAATCATCAAGATACACAATGTCCGCTAAAATTAATGTTGAAAAGTTATGGAAGTATTCAAAAAACAATAACAAATCGTTTTTTATTTTATCATTAGGATGTTTGATAAATGCTGTTAATTCAGTTCCTCAACTTAAAAGAAGAATTCATAATAATAAAGTAATTGAATATGATTATTTAGATGGAGTTTCTCCAATAATGGATAAAAACACTAATGTTTACAGAGAAATGAGAGTTGATGCTCCATATGAAGACATTCTAGAATGGCATGATTATGTTAAAAACTTATCTAAAGAAATTTTAAGTGGTAAAAAGGAAGGATTTGCATTAGACCTTGAAAAACGTGATGAAACTAACATTGCAAACTTTTCATGCATCCCATGGGTTGATTTTGAATCAATGACATCATGTATCGCTAGTGGAAATCAAATTCAACCTTTAATCACATGGGGAAAAGTCAATGAAAGCTATGATATTACTGTAAGCATTTGTGTTAGCCATATTTTTGTAAATGGTTATGAACTTGGATTATTTTATAAAAATGCACAGGACAATTTCAGTCATCTACCTTAG
- a CDS encoding FAD-dependent oxidoreductase: protein MKVVIVGGGAGGISTASNIREINKKIEIMVLTRDDKVAYSPCAIPYVLSGTISSFDDIIMRTPEDYKNKDIDVIIGAEVTAVDSDNKTVTYDKDNEKIVIDYDKLVFATGGNPFRPPMDGLDLEGVFQIRNIADGVKVQEYAKNIESALVTGAGLIGIEIAFALKELGLKVTLTEMMPQVVPRSLDKDMSDIIVRYLEMEGIDVILGHPITKLIGENKVEKACFGNDDAVDAEMVILATGVRPELELAKMAGCDVGRWAIIVNDKMETSVEDIYAVGDCVESTDLILGSNTISHLGTTAVRQSKTLARTITGKKSKFNPVLNSMVSKVGKLEFGAVGFTSSFAQQNNIRPVVQKVEALTRARYYPNAKPMDIKVICDSEGVIIGCQIIAEERVAERIDTMTLAITEELTCFELSNMEFAYAPPVSMVTDPLVLAVEEVSKKFN from the coding sequence ATGAAAGTAGTAATTGTTGGAGGAGGAGCTGGAGGTATTTCTACAGCTTCTAATATTCGCGAAATAAATAAAAAAATAGAAATTATGGTTCTTACAAGGGACGATAAGGTTGCATATTCGCCATGTGCTATTCCTTATGTATTATCTGGAACGATTAGCTCTTTTGATGATATTATTATGAGAACTCCTGAGGATTATAAGAACAAAGATATTGATGTTATTATAGGAGCTGAAGTTACTGCAGTGGATAGTGATAATAAAACTGTTACTTATGATAAAGATAATGAAAAAATTGTAATTGATTATGATAAATTAGTTTTTGCTACTGGTGGAAATCCATTTAGGCCTCCAATGGATGGTTTAGACTTGGAAGGTGTTTTTCAGATTAGAAATATCGCTGATGGTGTCAAAGTTCAAGAATATGCTAAAAATATTGAAAGTGCTTTAGTTACTGGTGCTGGTTTAATTGGTATTGAAATTGCATTTGCACTTAAAGAACTTGGCTTAAAGGTTACCTTAACTGAAATGATGCCTCAGGTAGTACCTAGATCTCTTGATAAAGACATGTCTGATATTATTGTTAGATATTTGGAGATGGAAGGTATTGATGTTATTTTAGGTCATCCGATTACAAAACTCATTGGTGAAAATAAAGTAGAAAAAGCTTGTTTTGGAAATGATGATGCAGTAGACGCTGAAATGGTTATATTAGCTACTGGTGTAAGACCTGAATTAGAATTAGCTAAAATGGCTGGTTGTGATGTTGGCAGGTGGGCTATTATTGTTAATGATAAAATGGAAACATCTGTTGAAGATATTTATGCAGTTGGGGACTGTGTTGAATCAACTGATTTAATATTAGGTTCTAATACAATTAGTCATTTAGGAACTACTGCTGTTAGACAATCTAAAACATTAGCTCGCACTATTACTGGTAAAAAATCTAAATTTAATCCAGTTTTAAATTCAATGGTGTCTAAAGTGGGCAAATTAGAATTTGGAGCTGTTGGATTTACATCTAGTTTTGCTCAACAGAATAATATTCGACCTGTTGTTCAAAAAGTTGAAGCATTAACTAGAGCTCGTTATTACCCTAATGCAAAACCTATGGATATTAAAGTTATTTGTGACAGTGAAGGTGTAATTATTGGTTGCCAGATAATAGCTGAAGAAAGGGTAGCTGAGAGAATTGATACAAT